From the Streptomyces nodosus genome, the window GGCCCAGGCGGTCGCCCAGCAGACCCGCGCTGAACAGCAGCCCCGCGAAGACGAGCGTGTAGGAGTTGATGGCCCACTCGAGCTCGCTCTGGGTGGCGCCCAGCCCGGTCGGCGCCGGTGTGGAGATCGTCTTGATGGCGACGTTCAGGATGGAGTTGTCGAGCACCACGATCAACAGGCTGAGCATCAGCACGCCGAGGATGGCCCATCGGCGCCGGTGCACCGCCTCGGGCACCCGCCGTTCGACAGGGGCAGCAGTAGTCATGGCAGGGATCCTAAATGGATTTCGATACGGAACGGTCTCGTATCGGAATCCTTTACGGAGACATTGAGGACCGGTCCGGTGGCCGCCGGATGGCCGCCACGTGCTCCAAGACGCGGGCCCGCACCGCTGGGTTGAGCGGTCGCCCCGCACCGGCCGGACACCTGCCCCGCACCGCACGGGCGCGGGCCTCGGGGCCGCCCCGCACTAGCCGCGCCTGGCACGAGGTGCCACCATGGGGGTGGTCCGGGGACGCCGTCAGGGCGCCTCGAGATGACAGAAGGAGCACATGCGATGACGCAGCTTCCCGCTGCCCAGAAGCAGCCCCCGCAAGGCACGCTCAAGCCCTCCGACGGCAGCAAGGCGCTGTACGGAGGCAAGAGCACCCGCCGCATCACCGTGCGCGACATCACCACCGCCAAGGAACGCGGCGAGAAGTGGCCGATGCTCACCGCCTACGACGCGATGACCGCCTCCGTGTTCGACGAGGCCGGGATCCCGGTGATGCTCGTCGGCGACTCGGCGGGCAACTGCCACCTCGGATACGAGACGACGGTACCCGTCACCCTCGACGAGATGACCATGCTGGCCTCCGCGGTCGTACGCGGCACCAGCCGGGCCCTGATCGTCGGCGACCTGCCCTTCGGCTCCTACCAGGAGGGCCCGGTGCAGGCGCTGCGCTCGGCCACCCGTCTGGTCAAGGAGGCCGGGGTCGGCGCGGTGAAGCTGGAGGGCGGCGAGCGCTCGCACGAACAGATCGGGCTGCTCGTGGAGTCCGGCATCCCCGTCATGGCGCACATCGGACTGACCCCCCAGTCCGTGAACTCCATGGGCTACCGCGTGCAGGGCCGCGGCGAGGAGGCGGCCCAGCAACTGCTGCGGGACGCCAAGGCGGTGCAGGACGCGGGCGCGTTCGCGGTCGTCCTGGAACTGGTCCCGGCGGAGCTGGCCGCGGAGGTCACCCGGGTGCTGCACATCCCGACGGTCGGCATCGGCGCGGGCCCGGAGACGGACGCCCAGGTCCTGGTGTGGACCGACATGCTGGGCCTGACCGGCGGCCGGGTGCCGAAGTTCGTGAAGCAGTACGCGGACCTGCGCCAGGTGATCGGCGACGCGGCCAAGGCGTACGCCGAGGACGTGGTGGGCGGCACCTTCCCGCGGGAGGAGCACTCCGTCCACTGAGCCTTCCCCGGGGTGCGGCGGTCGATCGCCGCCGGGCCGTGCGATTCCCCGCACCCCTTACGGGCGCCCCTCCCACGGGGCGCGGCAGCCCGCCGGTCTTCCCCCACCGGCGGGCTGCGCTTTTTGCGCCTAAACCGGCGCCGCTTTCGCGGACCTGGTTGCTCGCCGTCGTGGTTGCTCAATTGATGGTTGCGGTGGTCGTGGGGGAATGGTCGGGGGCGTCGGATGCCGGCGGGGCATCGCGCGTTCGGCGCGTGGGTCGCGGGAATGGCCGGTGACCGTCGGACGCCGGCGAGCCGGTGGTGTGGGGGAATCGTCGGTGGGAGTTCAGCCGGTGTCGGGGGGCTGTCGGTGGTTTGTCGGTGGTGGCTGGCACCTTGGTGGCATGACGCGAATCGACAACCATCCCGACGACGCCGCACCGGACGCGGCCGTCACCGTACGGGGGCTGGTCAAGCACTACGGCGAGACCAAGGCGCTGGACGGCGTCGACCTCGATGTGCGCGAGGGCACCGTCCTCGGTGTGCTCGGGCCGAACGGCGCCGGCAAGACCACCCTCGTCCGCTGTCTGTCCACCCTCATCACCCCGGACGCCGGCCACGCCACGGTCGCCGGCTACGACGTCGTACGGCAGCCGCGGCAGACGCGCCGTGTGATCGGCCTCACCGGCCAGTACGCCTCGGTCGACGAGAAGCTCTCCGGCTTCGAGAACCTGTACATGATCGGCCGCCTCCTGGATCTGCCCCGCAAGGAGTGCCGCGCCCGGGCCGACGGGCTGCTGGAGCGGTTCTCGCTCACCGAGGCCGCCAAGCGCCCGGCGTCCACGTACTCCGGCGGCATGCGGCGGCGGCTGGACCTCGCCGCCTCGATGATCGGGCACCCCGCCGTGCTCTATCTCGACGAGCCGACCACCGGCCTGGACCCGCGCACCCGTAACGAGGTGTGGACCGAGGTCAAGCGGATGGTCGCCGAGGGCGCCACCGTGCTGCTCACCACCCAGTACATGGAGGAGGCCGAGCAGCTGGCCTCCGAGCTGACCGTCATCGACCGCGGCAAGGTCATCGCCGGCGGCCGCATCGACGACCTCAAGGCACGGGTCGGCGGCCGCACCCTGCGCATCCGCCCCGCGGACCCGCTGGAGCTGCGCCCGACCGCCTCCGCGCTCGACGAGTTCGGCCTCACCGGCGCCGGACGGGCGACCGTGGACGCCGAGACCGGCACGGTCCTGGTCCCGATCCTCAGCGACGAGCAGCTGACCGCGGTGGTCGGCGCGCTCACCGCCCGCGGCATCACCCTGGCCGCCATCGCCACCGAACTGCCCAGCCTGGACGAGGTGTTCCTGTCGCTCACCGGCCACAAGGCCAGTGCCCCGCAGGACCCGTCGCCCACCCATGAGGAGGTCGCCGCATGAGCACCCGTCCCTCCCCCGCCACCGCCACCCTGGACGAGGCGCCGCCCGCCGCCCCCGCGCGGAGACCGTCCGCGCCCGTCGCCGACGGTGAGGGCCGACTGGGCCTGCGGAACCATCTGCGTCATATCGGCGCCCTGGTCCGCCGCAATCTGCTGTGGATCCGCCAGGACCCCGAGTCCATGTTCGACGCGGTTCTGATGCCGGTCGTCTTCACCCTGCTGTTCGTGTTCGTCTTCGGCGGCGCGATCGCGGGCAAGGGCAACCAGGACGTGTACGTCAACTATGTGGTGCCCGGACTGATGGCCATGATGGGCATGAACATCGCCATGGCCGTCGGCACCGGCTTCAACCAGGACTTCCAGACCGGTGTGATGGACCGCTTCCGGTCCCTGCCGATCGCCCGCTCCTCGGTCCTGATCGCCAAGATCACGGTCGAGATCGGCCGGATGCTGGTCGCCACGGCGATCCTGCTCGCCGTCGGCTTCGCACTGGGCCTGTCCATCTCCAGCGTCCCGGGGCTGTTCGGGGCGATCGGCCTGTCGATGGTCTTCGGCTCCTCCATCATGTGGATCTTCCTGACCATGGGTGTGGTGATGAAGAGTGCCCAGGCCATCCAGGCCATGGGGTTCCTGGTGATGATGCCGCTGCAGTTCGGTTCGTCGATCTTCTCCCCGCCCTCCACCATGCCGGGCTGGCTCCAGGCGTTCACGGAGTACAACCCGCTGTCCACCCTGGCGGACGCCGCCCGCGCCCTGATGAACGGAGACCATCCGGCGAGCCACAGCGTGCTGGTGACCCTGATCTGGTCGGCCGTGATCACCGCGGTGATGGCGCCGATCGCGATCCGCAAGTTCACCACCAAGAGCTGACCTGAACCGGCGTCCGGCGGGGCG encodes:
- the panB gene encoding 3-methyl-2-oxobutanoate hydroxymethyltransferase; protein product: MTQLPAAQKQPPQGTLKPSDGSKALYGGKSTRRITVRDITTAKERGEKWPMLTAYDAMTASVFDEAGIPVMLVGDSAGNCHLGYETTVPVTLDEMTMLASAVVRGTSRALIVGDLPFGSYQEGPVQALRSATRLVKEAGVGAVKLEGGERSHEQIGLLVESGIPVMAHIGLTPQSVNSMGYRVQGRGEEAAQQLLRDAKAVQDAGAFAVVLELVPAELAAEVTRVLHIPTVGIGAGPETDAQVLVWTDMLGLTGGRVPKFVKQYADLRQVIGDAAKAYAEDVVGGTFPREEHSVH
- a CDS encoding ATP-binding cassette domain-containing protein; its protein translation is MTRIDNHPDDAAPDAAVTVRGLVKHYGETKALDGVDLDVREGTVLGVLGPNGAGKTTLVRCLSTLITPDAGHATVAGYDVVRQPRQTRRVIGLTGQYASVDEKLSGFENLYMIGRLLDLPRKECRARADGLLERFSLTEAAKRPASTYSGGMRRRLDLAASMIGHPAVLYLDEPTTGLDPRTRNEVWTEVKRMVAEGATVLLTTQYMEEAEQLASELTVIDRGKVIAGGRIDDLKARVGGRTLRIRPADPLELRPTASALDEFGLTGAGRATVDAETGTVLVPILSDEQLTAVVGALTARGITLAAIATELPSLDEVFLSLTGHKASAPQDPSPTHEEVAA
- a CDS encoding ABC transporter permease — translated: MSTRPSPATATLDEAPPAAPARRPSAPVADGEGRLGLRNHLRHIGALVRRNLLWIRQDPESMFDAVLMPVVFTLLFVFVFGGAIAGKGNQDVYVNYVVPGLMAMMGMNIAMAVGTGFNQDFQTGVMDRFRSLPIARSSVLIAKITVEIGRMLVATAILLAVGFALGLSISSVPGLFGAIGLSMVFGSSIMWIFLTMGVVMKSAQAIQAMGFLVMMPLQFGSSIFSPPSTMPGWLQAFTEYNPLSTLADAARALMNGDHPASHSVLVTLIWSAVITAVMAPIAIRKFTTKS